In Nothobranchius furzeri strain GRZ-AD chromosome 18, NfurGRZ-RIMD1, whole genome shotgun sequence, a single genomic region encodes these proteins:
- the zbtb8a gene encoding zinc finger and BTB domain-containing protein 8A isoform X2 produces the protein MDMVADLGASRLYRAPGESSHHRHFHPARRTQACPCSSKDLDEQPQRWFNTADITASHQSSLLKQLNQQRRQELFCDCSVLVEGQHFRAHRNVLFASSGYFRMLLSQGSDGLPDTASATFDVFSPETFTVILDFIYTGQLDLSSHNVIEVMSAASYLQMNSVISYCKNFIKSSLDISVKEEDSDRCLSLSETCSFTSGAGEESTEHQQQGPRSVSPPPALWTRDSSRSQSGFFGKDSEQDASSLALKTDPSSPVNEISAEVDDLQDPQDPLYTLPGSERRRGRGGAKRKVSNSSRSSQHEDLDIQEARTRKAEKAEELYATLPPIVGVISHFNKDSNPIMRFKCPFCTHTVKRKADLKRHLRCHTGERPYPCQACNKRFTRLEHLRSHFETIHQARKLVCRKCKCQVTEETGHVVCEGTRRYRMCTACIQEVGCDDVPMDGLQTSNDEPALLLGVDGEEEGDAKRTWMVNDDDDLAEDSGADLIIQQVDDSDEELQ, from the exons ATGGACATGGTGGCAGATTTAGGGGCGAGTCGACTCTACCGGGCGCCGGGTGAATCCAGTCACCA CAGACATTTTCATCCCGCCAGACGGACGCAGGCGTGCCCGTGTTCCAGTAAGGACCTAGATGA GCAGCCTCAGAGGTGGTTCAACACGGCTGACATCACCGCGTCTCACCAAAGCAGCCTGCTTaagcagctcaaccagcagcgccGCCAGGAGCTCTTCTGTGACTGCAGCGTGCTCGTGGAGGGCCAGCACTTCAGGGCACACCGTAACGTCTTGTTCGCCAGCAGCGGCTACTTCCGCATGCTGCTGTCCCAGGGGTCCGACGGGCTGCCCGACACCGCCAGCGCCACCTTCGACGTCTTCAGCCCAGAGACTTTTACCGTCATCCTAGATTTCATCTACACGGGCCAGCTGGACCTGTCCAGTCACAACGTGATTGaggtgatgtctgcagccagctaCTTGCAGATGAACAGCGTCATCAGCTACTGCAAGAACTTCATCAAGTCCTCTTTGGACATCAGTGTGAAAGAAGAAGACAGCGATCGGTGCCTCAGCTTGTCTGAGACATGTTCGTTCACGAGTGGAGCAGGAGAAGAGTCCACGGAGCACCAGCAGCAAGGTCCCCGCTCCGTCAGCCCACCGCCTGCACTCTGGACCCGCGACAGCTCCAGATCCCAGTCTGGCTTTTTTGGAAAAGACTCAGAGCAGGACGCTTCCTCCTTAGCCTTGAAGACGGATCCAAGCAGCCCTGTTAACGAAATTAGCGCAGAGGTAGACGACCTGCAGGACCCCCAGGACCCACTGTACACATTACCAGGATCAGAGCGCCGGCGTGGAAGAGGAGGAGCCAAGCGGAAAGTGTCTAACAGCAGTCGCTCCAGCCAGCACGAGGATCTGGACATTCAGGAGGCGCGGACTCGAAAGGCTGAAAAGGCAGAGGAGCTTTATGCCACTCTACCGCCCATCGTCGGTGTTATTAGTCACTTTAATAAAG ATTCTAATCCAATCATGCGCTTCAAGTGCCCCTTCTGCACACACACGGTGAAGAGGAAGGCCGACCTGAAGCGCCACCTGCGCTGCCACACTGGGGAGAGGCCGTATCCGTGTCAGGCCTGCAACAAGCGCTTCACTCGCCTGGAGCATCTCCGCAGCCACTTTGAGACG ATCCATCAGGCCAGGAAGCTGGTGTGCAGGAAGTGCAAGTGTCAGGTGACAGAAGAGACTGGACATGTGGTTTGTGAGGGAACACGCCGTTACCGCATGTGCACCGCCTGCATCCAGGAAGTGGGCTGCGACGACGTCCCCATGGACGGTCTGCAGAcgtccaatgacgagccggccctGCTGCTAGGCGTGGACGGCGAGGAGGAGGGGGACGCTAAAAGAACCTGGATGGTAAACGATGACGATGACCTGGCTGAAGACTCGGGAGCAGATCTCATCATCCAGCAGGTGGACGACAGCGACGAGGAGCTGCAGTGA
- the zbtb8a gene encoding zinc finger and BTB domain-containing protein 8A isoform X1 — protein sequence MLFESGVAHEKDVLTEGLLSQSQIRKKLGGRSELEVFQFRETVVSPSAMLSRHFHPARRTQACPCSSKDLDEQPQRWFNTADITASHQSSLLKQLNQQRRQELFCDCSVLVEGQHFRAHRNVLFASSGYFRMLLSQGSDGLPDTASATFDVFSPETFTVILDFIYTGQLDLSSHNVIEVMSAASYLQMNSVISYCKNFIKSSLDISVKEEDSDRCLSLSETCSFTSGAGEESTEHQQQGPRSVSPPPALWTRDSSRSQSGFFGKDSEQDASSLALKTDPSSPVNEISAEVDDLQDPQDPLYTLPGSERRRGRGGAKRKVSNSSRSSQHEDLDIQEARTRKAEKAEELYATLPPIVGVISHFNKDSNPIMRFKCPFCTHTVKRKADLKRHLRCHTGERPYPCQACNKRFTRLEHLRSHFETIHQARKLVCRKCKCQVTEETGHVVCEGTRRYRMCTACIQEVGCDDVPMDGLQTSNDEPALLLGVDGEEEGDAKRTWMVNDDDDLAEDSGADLIIQQVDDSDEELQ from the exons ATGCTCTTCGAGTCGGGCGTTGCACATGAAAAAGATGTTCTGACTGAAGGATTGCTCAGCCAATCACAAATCAGGAAGAAGTTGGGTGGGCGATCAGAACTGGAGGTGTTCCAGTTTAGAGAGACGGTTGTGTCACCCTCAGCTATGCTTAG CAGACATTTTCATCCCGCCAGACGGACGCAGGCGTGCCCGTGTTCCAGTAAGGACCTAGATGA GCAGCCTCAGAGGTGGTTCAACACGGCTGACATCACCGCGTCTCACCAAAGCAGCCTGCTTaagcagctcaaccagcagcgccGCCAGGAGCTCTTCTGTGACTGCAGCGTGCTCGTGGAGGGCCAGCACTTCAGGGCACACCGTAACGTCTTGTTCGCCAGCAGCGGCTACTTCCGCATGCTGCTGTCCCAGGGGTCCGACGGGCTGCCCGACACCGCCAGCGCCACCTTCGACGTCTTCAGCCCAGAGACTTTTACCGTCATCCTAGATTTCATCTACACGGGCCAGCTGGACCTGTCCAGTCACAACGTGATTGaggtgatgtctgcagccagctaCTTGCAGATGAACAGCGTCATCAGCTACTGCAAGAACTTCATCAAGTCCTCTTTGGACATCAGTGTGAAAGAAGAAGACAGCGATCGGTGCCTCAGCTTGTCTGAGACATGTTCGTTCACGAGTGGAGCAGGAGAAGAGTCCACGGAGCACCAGCAGCAAGGTCCCCGCTCCGTCAGCCCACCGCCTGCACTCTGGACCCGCGACAGCTCCAGATCCCAGTCTGGCTTTTTTGGAAAAGACTCAGAGCAGGACGCTTCCTCCTTAGCCTTGAAGACGGATCCAAGCAGCCCTGTTAACGAAATTAGCGCAGAGGTAGACGACCTGCAGGACCCCCAGGACCCACTGTACACATTACCAGGATCAGAGCGCCGGCGTGGAAGAGGAGGAGCCAAGCGGAAAGTGTCTAACAGCAGTCGCTCCAGCCAGCACGAGGATCTGGACATTCAGGAGGCGCGGACTCGAAAGGCTGAAAAGGCAGAGGAGCTTTATGCCACTCTACCGCCCATCGTCGGTGTTATTAGTCACTTTAATAAAG ATTCTAATCCAATCATGCGCTTCAAGTGCCCCTTCTGCACACACACGGTGAAGAGGAAGGCCGACCTGAAGCGCCACCTGCGCTGCCACACTGGGGAGAGGCCGTATCCGTGTCAGGCCTGCAACAAGCGCTTCACTCGCCTGGAGCATCTCCGCAGCCACTTTGAGACG ATCCATCAGGCCAGGAAGCTGGTGTGCAGGAAGTGCAAGTGTCAGGTGACAGAAGAGACTGGACATGTGGTTTGTGAGGGAACACGCCGTTACCGCATGTGCACCGCCTGCATCCAGGAAGTGGGCTGCGACGACGTCCCCATGGACGGTCTGCAGAcgtccaatgacgagccggccctGCTGCTAGGCGTGGACGGCGAGGAGGAGGGGGACGCTAAAAGAACCTGGATGGTAAACGATGACGATGACCTGGCTGAAGACTCGGGAGCAGATCTCATCATCCAGCAGGTGGACGACAGCGACGAGGAGCTGCAGTGA
- the zbtb8a gene encoding zinc finger and BTB domain-containing protein 8A isoform X4, with product MDMVADLGASRLYRAPGESSHQQPQRWFNTADITASHQSSLLKQLNQQRRQELFCDCSVLVEGQHFRAHRNVLFASSGYFRMLLSQGSDGLPDTASATFDVFSPETFTVILDFIYTGQLDLSSHNVIEVMSAASYLQMNSVISYCKNFIKSSLDISVKEEDSDRCLSLSETCSFTSGAGEESTEHQQQGPRSVSPPPALWTRDSSRSQSGFFGKDSEQDASSLALKTDPSSPVNEISAEVDDLQDPQDPLYTLPGSERRRGRGGAKRKVSNSSRSSQHEDLDIQEARTRKAEKAEELYATLPPIVGVISHFNKDSNPIMRFKCPFCTHTVKRKADLKRHLRCHTGERPYPCQACNKRFTRLEHLRSHFETIHQARKLVCRKCKCQVTEETGHVVCEGTRRYRMCTACIQEVGCDDVPMDGLQTSNDEPALLLGVDGEEEGDAKRTWMVNDDDDLAEDSGADLIIQQVDDSDEELQ from the exons ATGGACATGGTGGCAGATTTAGGGGCGAGTCGACTCTACCGGGCGCCGGGTGAATCCAGTCACCA GCAGCCTCAGAGGTGGTTCAACACGGCTGACATCACCGCGTCTCACCAAAGCAGCCTGCTTaagcagctcaaccagcagcgccGCCAGGAGCTCTTCTGTGACTGCAGCGTGCTCGTGGAGGGCCAGCACTTCAGGGCACACCGTAACGTCTTGTTCGCCAGCAGCGGCTACTTCCGCATGCTGCTGTCCCAGGGGTCCGACGGGCTGCCCGACACCGCCAGCGCCACCTTCGACGTCTTCAGCCCAGAGACTTTTACCGTCATCCTAGATTTCATCTACACGGGCCAGCTGGACCTGTCCAGTCACAACGTGATTGaggtgatgtctgcagccagctaCTTGCAGATGAACAGCGTCATCAGCTACTGCAAGAACTTCATCAAGTCCTCTTTGGACATCAGTGTGAAAGAAGAAGACAGCGATCGGTGCCTCAGCTTGTCTGAGACATGTTCGTTCACGAGTGGAGCAGGAGAAGAGTCCACGGAGCACCAGCAGCAAGGTCCCCGCTCCGTCAGCCCACCGCCTGCACTCTGGACCCGCGACAGCTCCAGATCCCAGTCTGGCTTTTTTGGAAAAGACTCAGAGCAGGACGCTTCCTCCTTAGCCTTGAAGACGGATCCAAGCAGCCCTGTTAACGAAATTAGCGCAGAGGTAGACGACCTGCAGGACCCCCAGGACCCACTGTACACATTACCAGGATCAGAGCGCCGGCGTGGAAGAGGAGGAGCCAAGCGGAAAGTGTCTAACAGCAGTCGCTCCAGCCAGCACGAGGATCTGGACATTCAGGAGGCGCGGACTCGAAAGGCTGAAAAGGCAGAGGAGCTTTATGCCACTCTACCGCCCATCGTCGGTGTTATTAGTCACTTTAATAAAG ATTCTAATCCAATCATGCGCTTCAAGTGCCCCTTCTGCACACACACGGTGAAGAGGAAGGCCGACCTGAAGCGCCACCTGCGCTGCCACACTGGGGAGAGGCCGTATCCGTGTCAGGCCTGCAACAAGCGCTTCACTCGCCTGGAGCATCTCCGCAGCCACTTTGAGACG ATCCATCAGGCCAGGAAGCTGGTGTGCAGGAAGTGCAAGTGTCAGGTGACAGAAGAGACTGGACATGTGGTTTGTGAGGGAACACGCCGTTACCGCATGTGCACCGCCTGCATCCAGGAAGTGGGCTGCGACGACGTCCCCATGGACGGTCTGCAGAcgtccaatgacgagccggccctGCTGCTAGGCGTGGACGGCGAGGAGGAGGGGGACGCTAAAAGAACCTGGATGGTAAACGATGACGATGACCTGGCTGAAGACTCGGGAGCAGATCTCATCATCCAGCAGGTGGACGACAGCGACGAGGAGCTGCAGTGA
- the zbtb8a gene encoding zinc finger and BTB domain-containing protein 8A isoform X3 gives MDMVADLGASRLYRAPGESSHQHFHPARRTQACPCSSKDLDEQPQRWFNTADITASHQSSLLKQLNQQRRQELFCDCSVLVEGQHFRAHRNVLFASSGYFRMLLSQGSDGLPDTASATFDVFSPETFTVILDFIYTGQLDLSSHNVIEVMSAASYLQMNSVISYCKNFIKSSLDISVKEEDSDRCLSLSETCSFTSGAGEESTEHQQQGPRSVSPPPALWTRDSSRSQSGFFGKDSEQDASSLALKTDPSSPVNEISAEVDDLQDPQDPLYTLPGSERRRGRGGAKRKVSNSSRSSQHEDLDIQEARTRKAEKAEELYATLPPIVGVISHFNKDSNPIMRFKCPFCTHTVKRKADLKRHLRCHTGERPYPCQACNKRFTRLEHLRSHFETIHQARKLVCRKCKCQVTEETGHVVCEGTRRYRMCTACIQEVGCDDVPMDGLQTSNDEPALLLGVDGEEEGDAKRTWMVNDDDDLAEDSGADLIIQQVDDSDEELQ, from the exons ATGGACATGGTGGCAGATTTAGGGGCGAGTCGACTCTACCGGGCGCCGGGTGAATCCAGTCACCA ACATTTTCATCCCGCCAGACGGACGCAGGCGTGCCCGTGTTCCAGTAAGGACCTAGATGA GCAGCCTCAGAGGTGGTTCAACACGGCTGACATCACCGCGTCTCACCAAAGCAGCCTGCTTaagcagctcaaccagcagcgccGCCAGGAGCTCTTCTGTGACTGCAGCGTGCTCGTGGAGGGCCAGCACTTCAGGGCACACCGTAACGTCTTGTTCGCCAGCAGCGGCTACTTCCGCATGCTGCTGTCCCAGGGGTCCGACGGGCTGCCCGACACCGCCAGCGCCACCTTCGACGTCTTCAGCCCAGAGACTTTTACCGTCATCCTAGATTTCATCTACACGGGCCAGCTGGACCTGTCCAGTCACAACGTGATTGaggtgatgtctgcagccagctaCTTGCAGATGAACAGCGTCATCAGCTACTGCAAGAACTTCATCAAGTCCTCTTTGGACATCAGTGTGAAAGAAGAAGACAGCGATCGGTGCCTCAGCTTGTCTGAGACATGTTCGTTCACGAGTGGAGCAGGAGAAGAGTCCACGGAGCACCAGCAGCAAGGTCCCCGCTCCGTCAGCCCACCGCCTGCACTCTGGACCCGCGACAGCTCCAGATCCCAGTCTGGCTTTTTTGGAAAAGACTCAGAGCAGGACGCTTCCTCCTTAGCCTTGAAGACGGATCCAAGCAGCCCTGTTAACGAAATTAGCGCAGAGGTAGACGACCTGCAGGACCCCCAGGACCCACTGTACACATTACCAGGATCAGAGCGCCGGCGTGGAAGAGGAGGAGCCAAGCGGAAAGTGTCTAACAGCAGTCGCTCCAGCCAGCACGAGGATCTGGACATTCAGGAGGCGCGGACTCGAAAGGCTGAAAAGGCAGAGGAGCTTTATGCCACTCTACCGCCCATCGTCGGTGTTATTAGTCACTTTAATAAAG ATTCTAATCCAATCATGCGCTTCAAGTGCCCCTTCTGCACACACACGGTGAAGAGGAAGGCCGACCTGAAGCGCCACCTGCGCTGCCACACTGGGGAGAGGCCGTATCCGTGTCAGGCCTGCAACAAGCGCTTCACTCGCCTGGAGCATCTCCGCAGCCACTTTGAGACG ATCCATCAGGCCAGGAAGCTGGTGTGCAGGAAGTGCAAGTGTCAGGTGACAGAAGAGACTGGACATGTGGTTTGTGAGGGAACACGCCGTTACCGCATGTGCACCGCCTGCATCCAGGAAGTGGGCTGCGACGACGTCCCCATGGACGGTCTGCAGAcgtccaatgacgagccggccctGCTGCTAGGCGTGGACGGCGAGGAGGAGGGGGACGCTAAAAGAACCTGGATGGTAAACGATGACGATGACCTGGCTGAAGACTCGGGAGCAGATCTCATCATCCAGCAGGTGGACGACAGCGACGAGGAGCTGCAGTGA
- the gale gene encoding UDP-glucose 4-epimerase — MAEKVLVTGGAGYIGSHCVAELIEAGYQPVVVDNCSNAVKGGKNVAESIQRIQKILDTNIEFHDLDLLDRAGLENLFKKHSFSAVMHFAGLKAVGESVEQPLRYYKVNLTASMNLIEVMQAHKVHNLVFSSSATVYGDPQHLPIDEQHPVGTCTNPYGKTKYFIEEIIKDHCKAEKDWNAVLLRYFNPIGAHASGMIGEDPQGIPNNLLPYVAQVAVGRRACLNVFGNDYDTIDGTGVRDYIHVVDLAKGHIAALKKLKDNCGCKVYNLGTGKGYSVLQMVKAMEKASGRTIPYKIAPRRGGDVASCYADPQLAEKELGWKAQFDLERMCEDLWRWQSMNPTGFNSTS; from the exons ATGGCAGAGAAGGTTCTGGTGACCGGTGGAGCAGGCTACATCGGGAGTCACTGTGTGGCGGAGCTCATTGAAGCAGGATACCAGCCAGTTGTGGTTGATAACTGCAGCAACGCTGTAAAAG GAGGGAAGAACGTGGCAGAGAGCATTCAACGAATCCAAAAAATTCTGGACACCAACATCGAATTTCACGATCTCGACCTTCTGGATCGGGCTGGATTGGAAAACCTCTTCAAAAAG CATTCGTTCAGTGCTGTGATGCACTTTGCTGGCCTGAAGGCTGTCGGGGAGTCTGTGGAGCAGCCGTTGCGTTACTACAAAGTCAACCTCACCGCTTCCATGAATCTGATTGAG GTTATGCAGGCTCATAAGGTGCACAATCTCGTCTTCAGCAGCTCGGCAACAGTCTACGGAGACCCCCAGCACCTCCCCATAGATGAGCAGCACCCTGTGGGGACCTGCACCAACCCCTATGGCAAGACCAAGTATTTCATTGAGGAGATAATCAAGGACCACTGTAAAGCTGAGAAG GACTGGAACGCAGTGCTGCTCCGTTACTTCAACCCAATCGGAGCTCATGCTTCTGGCATGATTGGAGAGGATCCTCAGGGAATCCCAAATAATCTGCTCCCATATGTTGCTCAG GTTGCAGTTGGAAGAAGAGCGTGTCTCAATGTGTTTGGTAACGACTACGACACGATCGACGGCACGG GTGTGCGGGATTATATCCATGTGGTGGATCTGGCTAAGGGACACATAGCAGCTTTGAAAAAGCTGAAGGACAACTGCGGCTGCAAG GTTTACAACCTTGGAACAGGAAAAGGTTACTCTGTGCTTCAGATGGTGAAAGCGATGGAGAAAGCATCAGGGAGGACG ATCCCTTACAAGATTGCTCCTCGCAGAGGAGGAGACGTAGCTTCCTGCTATGCTGACCCTCAGCTCGCCGAGAAGGAGTTGGGCTGGAAGGCTCAATTTGACTTGGAAAGAATGT GTGAGGATCTGTGGCGTTGGCAGTCCATGAATCCCACAGGATTCAACAGCACATCTTGA